The DNA window AAGGTGAAATTCCCCTCCaagttctttaatttttgtttataattttttttttgtatttcgTTAATTATCTAAGTTAATCGCCACTTAAATATTCTTGATTTTCTAACACACAAAGTGGTTTGTTCAATTTATTTGTATCTTGTATACGTTACAGCAGGAGTATTTGATTCTGGATGATGATCTTTTGTCCTTCGCTTTTCTTGTAATTTAATAATTGATTTTCACAATTCGAACATCGACGATCATACTATATAATCTTCTTTAATTTTGTTTAGTTTATGAGATGAATATAGCTTGAGTTTGCGTTTTGGCCTATGATGTTTAACTAAGTAAAGTTCTATTGGCTCTGATTGCATATATCCCCGTGATTTAAGTCTAAGTAAATACTAACGACCGATGCCGGCTTACAAAGTTGATCATATTACGATCAATTTTACGTTATCTAAGTAAAAGCATTGTGGGGTTTTTAGGGCCATAATAGATACGATGTTATTGATGTACTAATTAATTTTCATGTGATATAAAATGGATCAAATTCTTGTTTAGCCTAAAGCTTTTGACATTTGGTTGTGTAATATTCTTGGCTGCAGAAAGTGGTGTTGAAATTACAAATAAATGATGACAAAGAGAAGCAAAAGGCTTTAAAGACAGTTTCACGTATATCAGGTATCTCGGAGTATATatccaaaataaaaaatttaaattttatgttcTTCATTGTTAATTAATTTTCTTTGGTAATCTTCGAATTGGTTTTAAGGCAGTTTTGGTCCAATATGCTTGCTTCTTTGCGATTTAatcatttattttatcaaattataattttagtcaTATATATTTCGGCTTTTGGTAATTTTAGATCTTTTCATTATGAGTGCTAATTTGACACAAAAAACTTCAGTATCATGTCGGCGCCACGTTGGAAAAAGATCAaaattgaaaaatcaaaataaatataacagaacaaaaattgaaatttgaaaatatagaTGATTAAAATCACAAATTATATAGGaccaaaattgtaatttttcctGATTTcgattttgttttatttttaaaaaaaattgttgattTCAAATGTCATGATCATGCCAAAAAAGTAATATATAAATCAGATCTCTTGTGATTTTAGATATGGGTGCCAAAACCCCTTTATTCTTCAATGATATGCCGGTATTCATCGCTGagtcttttataattttttgataatttaatgCATCTATTCAGCCtttgaaaaattatatatatatatatatatatatatatatatatatagggatTGAATCTATAGCAATGAACATGAAGGAGAAGAAATTAACAGTAGTTGGAGATGTGGATCCTATCCAACTGGCGAGCAAGTTGAGAAAACTCTGGGCCACTACTGATATTTTGACAGTAGGGCCAGCGAAAGAGCCAGAGAAGCAGAAAGACGAAGAAAAGAAAGATGACGCCAAAAAAGATGCCGTGAAAAAGGAAGAAGATCAAAAGAAGAAGGAACTCGAACAGATTGCTGAATTATTGACGCATTACAGGAATAATTACAATGTCAATCCTTATTATACACAGCACTACCGTGTTTACAGCGCCGACGAAAACCCTAATTCGTGTGTTATctcttgaatatatatatatatgtacgtaTATTGTTGTAGATATTGAGGGTAGTGGATTTCGTGCTTAATAATTCTCTGTGTATAACAGTTTATTGAACCCAACAATGTGTTGATGAGATGATTTAAATAGTGTTGTGCCTGAAAAATAATCCAAGAAGCCCACTTGGAAGCCCATAAGCAAAAGTCCAACTTATGATGAAAGCCCAAGAGAATTGCAGTTGCCCAGGAGAAGAACTATGCGACCAGTCAAGGCCACTACCCAACATGGAAGATCGTGGAGAGATCGTGGAATACAACCTAAACTAACATGCGGAGTTGAACAAAAACAGGAAGGAAGAATCAGAAACCACAACACACACATCCAACAAATCTACAGCAAAGCTCTGCAGAATTCTATCATTAATTGTTCgctcatttttcattttccaagCAGTCTATTTTCTCATTTCTTCAACTTTATTATAGAATGCTGATCAAAATTCATAACAgcatatttaagtttgatggTGTCCATTGACTCtctctataatttttttattttcctcaGTTTACATGTTTAGCTTTGAAGCCATTTCGAAGGAATTATAACTAACGATCGAATCGAGACTCGCAACGCTTGACAAAGAAGTCAGATCTCTGCATATTTGGCACGAACACGTGCCTGGCACGCCCCGCAATTTTCGTGAGAAACAAATTGGCACGCCCGGTGGGAACAAATGCCTCCAAAGCATACTGAGAAGAATGAAGGAATTCCTCCATCACAGGGGAAAAGTCATCGCTCACAGGAAGAAGAAACTGATGCAGATGGAAGAACGGTTGAAAGACTCGTACACCAGTTCGAAGAAGTGGCTGTAAAGGAAGGAGTGACAGTTTCTGGTGGCAATGGGGCTTCAACAAACTTCATGTTGACCATGGAGAAAAATATCCGCAGTGATCTTAAAGAAATGACCAAAGCTCTCACTATTGTCATGATGGAATTTGTGGCAGAAGTAAAGGAATTAAGAAAGTCTGCAAAAGGCAAGATTATTACACCAGAAAATGATAAACTTCAAGATTCTGACACTAAACTGTTTAAAGATCAAGGCCAAGGATAGAGGATTCCTCAAGCAGGTGATAATCGCTTCTTGGGAGAAGCACTGATTCCAGAATCTGCCAGGGAAGGAAGGTACACTCCTCCGCACAAAAGAGACGAGGAATTGGGGTTGAAATATCAGAACTGCATTAACATTAGACAAATGGCCGGTAATATATTCTCTGTGACGTCTCCTAACTTGCATCCAGGGGTGTGTATGGTGATGGGGGAATGCGTGGGTATGCAGTACCAAATTCAAGGAATAAAACCCGGGGGGCAATCTATCCTCCACACCAGTTACAACAAACTCCAGTGTTAGATTTTGACACGGTATGGGATGTtattcaagagttgtatggcCCAAGAGTGAGGCCAATCAACCGACCAGAGTTTCACAAACCGTATCCTGATATTGTTGATCGTGACAACCCTTATCCACGAGGATACCGCAGTCCAGACTTCACTTTATACTCTGGAGAAGATGGTCAATCTAGTGTGGAACATGTAGCAAGGTTTACAATCGAGTGTGGGGAATTAGCAAATTTGGAGAATTTTTCCAATTATAAGCTACGTTTGTTCCCAAATTCTTTGACTAGCACTGCTTTCACGTGGTATGCGACGCTACCTTGAAACTCTATTATGACTTGGCATGATATGGAACATCAATTCCATACACAATTCTTTCGAACAGTGGTCCATAATAGAGTACCTGAGATTAGTATAGCGGAATTGTCAAGGGTGGTCCAAAAGCAGGGAAAATCTGCTAATGATTTCATTTGTAAATTTAAGAAAGTAAGAAGTAGATTCCGAGTATTCCTTCCTGAATCAGAGTATGTGAAAATGTCACAGCGAgggcttgattttgaacttAGGAAGAAGTTCCAAGGGATAGAATTTCGCGATCAGAATATGAAGAATTATTGCGGGAGGAGAGTCATAAGAGAAAATCTACAGTAGGCTTTTAATTCCAAGAAGTCGAGGAAGTTGCCTTGACAGAATTGGTAAATTCCGGATCACGCACCGTCCTTTTCTTGAAACGCAAGAGCGAAGAATCTGCCAAGAAAAACATTCACCCAGTGCAAACACCATATACTTTCGATGTGTCAAAGACGGAAGAAATATTTGATCACTTGGTGAAGGAAAAGTTTATAATGTTTCCCCCAGATCATAGGCTACCCACCAAGGAGGAGATGAAAGGAATAGATTACACTAAGTATCACAATTCCTTCAACCATAATACTAATGCTTGTTGGGCTTTCAAAAATGTCTTGCAGGAAAGAATCAACAATTACCCGAAAAAAAGAAACAATGATAGTGGATGAAGATCTTTTTCCCCCAGTAGCAAATGTGAATGTGAGCAGTACTGACTTGTGTTTCTTAATCAATGACAGGAGAAGGGGTAGAGGTGAGGACAGGTCCATTAGGCCAGGATTTATtttaaagaagtgttgggtgCCTTGGAAAATGATATTTGAGGTTAAGGAGAATAAAACAgaaatttttcatgaaaaagacCGCTGTTACAGTGGGAGTGGTGTGCATTATAGTGGGAGGAATATGAGGTATGACAGGGAATCTATGGCCAAAAGGCCAAAGAACCAGTACCTCAGAAGGAGCTCGTTTCCTGGGTTGGCGAATGGCGAGAGAAAAAGGGACCCACAGTGGTCCAGAAGATAATACAGAGGCCAGCACCTCTAGGCTctgataaaaaatatgaaaggaAACCTCGTTTTGTTTTCCTCCCAGAGCAACCCCCGACGGTACATGGAAGCGGGTAGAACATCCAAAGTTCCCAAAACCTCTTTCTCGGACCCAAAAACGACGTGTGTTGAGAGAAAATGCTGATGAGCGCCGATCTAAGATGGATGAGTCAttcaaagagaagaaaaaatttggGAGGAAGGCTACCAAGGATAATAAGGAGGAAGATGATAACTTGTTATCAGAGGAAGACAATGAACTAGTTAAGAAGGCTACTTTCAAGGTAGGACAGATTCTCGTTTCATTCGAGTGTGCCACTGGCTCATTAATGTTGGTAGAGGAGTTTAAACGCAAAAGGATGTTTGAATCCGATGTATCCACTGGAAGTGTTACGGAATCCATTCAAAccaatattttgaatgattgcgtTGGTGTTCTTGTTGATGAAGAGAAAAGAGTGTTGATGAAGCGACCTACCAATGAgatgactaaacatatcaaaccACTCTATATTATAGCACATGTTAATGGAAATTCATTGTCTAGGGTACTGATAGATAATGGGTCTGCTGTGAATATTTTATCATACAGAATCACTCAGAAGTTGGGGAAGAATGTAGAAGACCTAATTTCTATCGAAGTCTCTATGGCGGCTTTTACTGGGGAATCTACGAAAACTTTGGAGTGTTATCGGTAAATGTTACTGTAGGGTCTCGATCCTCGCTATCAGCTTTTTTCGTGGTCAATTCGAGTGCTAGCTTCCATGCTTTGTTGGGAAGAGATTGTATTCATACCAACCATTGTGTACCATCATCCATGCACCAGTTACTGTTGATGTGGAAAGGGGATGAGGTGGAAGTGGTACAGGCTGATTCACAGCTGTATCAATCTAATTCAAACGTAGTAGAGGCTAGGTATTATGATGGAGACTTCGGTCCTATTAAAATTCGTGACTACAAGGTGAATGGACAGCAAGGTGCAGTCTACATGGATACTAAAAAAGTAAGAGAAGCAGTTGAAAAAATTCTCAAGCCCACCGCCAAGGTCTCTCCTAGACCCATGGTCCGGCCTATTATCAAGGAGGTCGATGATTAAGTTCACTAAAGAAGAGATGGAAGTGGCTGCAACTTCCGAATGGAAAGACACATTGCAACATCTGGTGAATGAAGTACAATCTCAGGAATTGTGGGACATTGACGGAACTGAAATAATATTTGAAGATGAATGTGATAACAGTGAGGAAACATAATTACAATTGGAAGATATAGTCTTAGCTCCGGCTCAGATGGAAGATCGACAGCCAGAGACTCAGGATCCTTTGAAAGAGGTGAATCTGGGAACCGTGGAATGCCCCAAACCTGCCTATATCAGTGACTTGTTAGAGAAGAGATGAAGAAAGAAATTGTGAAACTTCTCGTGGAATTCAAAGATTGTTTCGTGTGGGAATATGAAGATATGCCGGGTTTACACAGTAAAATGGTGGAACATCAGCTGCCAATTAAAGATGGTTTCAAACCATACCAACAGCCGGCTAGAAGGATTTCCAAGGCCATTGAAGCAAGGGTAAAAAAAGAGATCGAAAAATTGCTCAAAGCGAAATTCATCCGTCCAGTAAGATACACGGAATGGCTTCCAAACATAGTCCATGTTATGAAAAATAATGGGAAGCTTTGAGTTTGCATAGATTTCAGGGATTTAAATTGTGCCACCTCGAAAGACGTTTATGTCATGCCGGTGGCCGATATATTAGTCGATGCAATGGCAAAAAACGAGTTGATGTCATTCATGGACAGATTTTCAGGAtacaatcaaataaaaatagcagAGGAAGATGTATCTAAAACAGCTTTTAGATGTCCTGGGGCAATCGGCACGTTCGAATGGCTTgttatgccatttggtttaaaaAACGCAGTAATAACTTACCAAAGGGTCATGAATACCATTTTCCATGATATGATCGGTCAGTGCTTGGAGGTATATATTGATGACATTGTTGTTAAATCGAAAAAAGCATCAGAGCATCTTGGCCATCTCAGGAAGAGTTTTATAAGGATGAGACAACACAATTTGAAGTTGAATACTTTGAAATGTGCTTTCGGTGTACAAGCTGGGAATTTCCTTGGTTTTTTAGTTCACCAGCGGGGAGTAGAGGTGGACAAAAATAAGGCTAAAGCTATCATGGCAGTGATACCACCGAAGAATAAGAAGGAGCTACAAAGATTCCTCAGTCAGGTAAATTATTTAAGAAGATTTATCTCAAACTTGGCAGGTAAAACTCGAGAATTTTCTTTATTATTAAAGTTGAAAGACTCGGAAGAATTTAAATGGGAAAAATGTCACAAAGAAGCTttcgataaaataaaagaatatttgTCTAAACCTCCTATTTTGATGCCCCCAAGGCGTGGTTTTCCCCTCAAACTATATATATCAGCCGCTCCAGATTCTATTGGATGTCTTTTGGCGCAAAACAACCAAGAAAATCATGAGCAGGCCATTTATTATTTGAGTCGATCACTTACAGAGGTGGAGGTTAGATACTTCGTAATAGAAAAATTGTGTTTGGCTTTATATTACTCATGTACTAAATTGAGGTATTATCTGATCCATTCAAGAGTTTATGTGATTTCACAGACAGATCTTGTCAAATACAAGCTTCACAGGCCTATCTTGACTTGGAGGATTGACAAATGATCGCTGGCATTGGCCGAGTTTACCTTGATTTATTGCCCCCAAAAATCGATGAAAGGCCAAGTTGTTGCTGATTTTCTGGCAGACCACCCTATGGTCGATGTGGCGGGGAGTGCACCAGTGGATATCCCTATGTTTTGTGTCAATCAATCCTCGACTTTGAAATTTGATGGTTCAAGTACAGAAAGGGCGTCAGGGGTTGGAGTTGTGATAACCTCCCCAACGGGAGTTAAGATAGCTTTGTCATTTAATCTGGACTTTTCATGTACCAATAATCTGGCTGAATAAAAAGCGCTAGTGATTGGCTTAGAAATTCTACGAGATTTGGGCGCTAAAGATGTGTTGATCATTGGAGATTCCCAACTGGTTCTCAAGCAAATGTCTGGGGAAAATAAATGTTCAAGTTTGGCGTTAGCCCCTTATTTTACAGCTTCTTCACAGCTCCTTGACGATTTTGAAGAAGTGACCTTCCAACACGTGCCAAGACAAGACAACTGGGAAGCTAATGAATTGGCTCAGATTGCTTCTGGTTTAAGGATATCACCTGAGCTCACCCACAAACTTTTGTTGGTACAAAAAAGAAATCATCCTTGTATTTACCAGCGAGGAATACAAGTGGATACCTTTGATATTGATGTTGAACTCGCTGGGGATTGGAGAGATGATAAAAATGATGCATTGAGAAATCCTGAACAGAATTTTCATTATGGTTTGAAGATGAGAGTTCTACATTATGTCTTGGTGGAAGATTAATTGTACAGAAAAGGGGATGATGGTTTATTGTTGCGGTGTTTGGCTTTCCTAGAGGCCATGAAAGTGATGCAACAAGTACATGAAGGAATATGTGGGGCACACCAGTCAGGGATCAAAATGAGGTGGTTAATCCGCAGACATGGCCATTATTGGCCATCGATGTTAAAGGATTGTATAAGATATTCGAGAGGGTGTCAACAGTGCTAAAAACATGGGAATATCCAAAGGATACCTGCTGATGAGATGCACGTTTTCATAAAGCCGTGGTCATTCCAGGGGTGGGCCATGGATTTGATAGGGAAAATTTATCCTCCTTCATCTAAAGGGCATTCCTTTATAATTGTGGCTACTGATTTCTTCGCCAAGTGGGTTGAAGCCCTCTCCATGAAGAAGGTAGAGCAGAAAGATGAAAGAGCATATTATTCACAGATTTGGAATCCCACAATTGATCACAACCAACCAGGGAACTATGTTCGTGGGATCAAAAATGAAGGAATTTGCTGAGGAATATGGGATCCAATTGATTAATTTTTCACCTCATTTTCCCCAATCCAATGGTCAAGCTGAGGCTTCAAACCAAGTATTGATTAAgatgttaaaaaaaatgatgGAGGACAACCCCCGAGAGTGCCATCGGCTGTTATCAGAAACTTTGTGGGCTTATCGGACATCGACGAGAAGTGCTACTGGTTTAAGCCCTTTCACCTCTACTTATGGACATGATGCAGTGTTGCCTATGGAAGTGGTGATTCCTTCTTTAAGAGTGATAACCAAAATGAAATAGAACCAGAGCTCTACACGGAAGCAATGATTATGGAACTGGAAGATTTGGATGAGTTTAGAATGCAAACGTATAATGCTTTAATGCTTCAGAAATCCAAGGTGGCTAGAAGTTACAATAAGCGAgtgaataagaaaatattcgaGGAGGGAGACGTGGTTTGGAAGGTAGTTCTACCCCTCGGATCCAAAGATAGGGAGTTCGGTAAATGGTCGCCCAATTGGGAAGGACCGTTTAAAGTTCATTGAGTGCT is part of the Primulina tabacum isolate GXHZ01 unplaced genomic scaffold, ASM2559414v2 Contig406, whole genome shotgun sequence genome and encodes:
- the LOC142534177 gene encoding uncharacterized protein LOC142534177 — encoded protein: MWGTPVRDQNEVVNPQTWPLLAIDVKGLYKIFERGWAMDLIGKIYPPSSKGHSFIIVATDFFAKWVEALSMKKGTMFVGSKMKEFAEEYGIQLINFSPHFPQSNGQAEASNQVLIKIVAYGSGDSFFKSDNQNEIEPELYTEAMIMELEDLDEFRMQTYNALMLQKSKVARSYNKRVNKKIFEEGDVVWKVVLPLGSKDREFGKWSPNWEGPFKVH
- the LOC142534174 gene encoding heavy metal-associated isoprenylated plant protein 39-like, giving the protein MSKKVVLKLQINDDKEKQKALKTVSRISGIESIAMNMKEKKLTVVGDVDPIQLASKLRKLWATTDILTVGPAKEPEKQKDEEKKDDAKKDAVKKEEDQKKKELEQIAELLTHYRNNYNVNPYYTQHYRVYSADENPNSCVIS